ACGGCGTGCTGCGCGAGTACCTCGCCGTGCGCTACGGGCGCCAGTACCCGGCCCAGCACTCGCTGTTTTCCCCGCAGCGTTCCACCTACGGCACCAAGCACGTGGTCTTCCGCACCGACCAGCTCATCGACGGCATCGAGCGCTCGGTGCGCATCACCGCGCCTGAGATCGTCGCCGCACTCCCGGTCCCCCTGCTCGACCGCGACGACCCCGGCGCCATCATGATCTCCGGCTCCTCCTACACCGAGCCCTCCGAGGCGCTGGAGACCATGCGCCAGGCGATGGCGCAGGACGAGTTCCGCGAGTCCAAGGAAATCCCCCTCGGCGTGGTCCGCTCCCTGCTCGACCTGGGCTTCACCTCCGAGGCCCGCGAGTGGCTGACCACCCTCGAGCCCCGGCTCGGCAGCGACTGGCGCTTCCAGTGGTACTCCGGCATTACGAGTTTGCTTCTCGACGATTACCCCACCGCCCAAACAGACTTCAACCAGGTCTTTTCCCTGCTCCCGGGCGAGTCGGCGGCGAAGCTGGCGCGCGCGGCGGTCTGCGAGATGCTCCTCCAGCAGCAGGGCCTGGACAGCGAATCCCTCCTCGAGCCGGAGAACGCCATCGCCGCCGCGAGCCTGAAGAGCAACATCATGGGCACCTTCAACGGCATCTGGAACAACCTCACTCAGGAGCCGCGCTCCCTGCGGTTCAAGGCCCTGTACCTCTACGCGCTCATCTGGGCGACCAACCCCACGACGGTGTCCTCGGCATTCGGCCTCGCGCGCCAGCTCATGGCCGAGAACCAGGTGGAGCTGGCGGTCAAGTCGCTGGACAGGGTGCCGCAGTCCTCGCGGCACCACCGAATGGCGCAGCTCACGGCGATCTTGCACCTGCTGTCCGGGGACCTCTCGGAGTCGAGGGTCCGCCGCGCCGCGCGCCGGCTCGAGGAGATCCCGACCAACGAGCCACGCTTCCAGCAGATCCGGATCGCGGTGCTCAACGCGGGCCTGACGTGGCTTCGCGAGTCGAACCTCAAGGAGTCCGCCTCCTCCAACGACCTCTTCGACTACCCGTTCAGCCAGGAGGGCCTGCGCACCGGGCTGGCGGAGTCCCTGCGCATCCTCGCGCGCTCCACGACCCACGCCCACCACCGCTACCAGTTGGTGGACATGGCGAACAAGGTCCGCCCGACGACCTGGTTCTAGGGCCCGGTCGAACTCAGCTGGTCGAACTCACGGCATAAAATACCCTGGTGGGGTATAAGAAATCCGTGAGCTCGACCGAATGAGTTCGACCGAACGCCAAAAGGTCGACTTCACTCAGAAGACCTCAGCCCCAAAAATACCCCCATAGGGTATCAATTTTGGGTGAAGTCCTACGTGTGAAGTCGACCCTAGCGAGAAACCCCTACTGCGGCGGCTGCGGCGGGGTGCCCGAAGGCATCGGCATACCGGAGGGCATCCCGTCCGGCATGCCAGCCCCACCGGGACCACCAGGTCCACCGGCCCCGCCAGCCATGGACACCTGCTGCGCGGTGGTGGTGTCGATCGGCACGTCGATCGCGAACGTGTAGCCGCCGGTCACCGAGCCGGTGACGGTGGGAATCTGCTGGTCGTATCCGTCGCCGAACACGTTGTCGGTGTCGAGGGTGACCTGCTTGAGGTTGTCCGTCGAGCCGTCGTAGCCCGCGGTCTGGTACACGGCGGTGGCCACGTCCTCCGGCACCGCGATCTGCGAGGTCAGCACGTTCTTGGTCGAGTCCGAGATGTCGTCGACGCTGGTGAACACTTCGAAGTGGATGTGCGGCCAGCGCCCCGTGTAGCAGCCCGGCACGATGGTCTTGAACGTGACCAGCCCGTCCGAGTCGCTGACCTGCACGCCGCGCAGCCACGTCTGGTCGGTCACGCCGTCGGAGTACATGGAGTACTTGCCCTGCGCGCTGCAGTGCCACACGTACACCGCGGCGTTCGCCATCGGCTTGTTGCCGTTGGTCATGTCGATAAGGTTCATCTCGAGCGTGAGCGGCACGCCGTCGACCTTGCCCGAACCGTCGATGTTCGTGGTCAGATCCTGCCGCACGATGCCGGACTCCTCCAGCACGTCGGGCCCGTTCGAGCCGTCGCCCGGGTACGGTCCCGCGGTCTCAGAGACCATCTCCGTGTAGCTTTTTTCGCTTGCCGACGCCGATGGCGCCGCAGCCGAGCTGCTCGTCGAAGCGCTGCTGCTTCCGTTCGCCCCGCAGGCGGCGAGCGCGATGGAGCCGGCGCCGATGCCGAGCCCCGCCAGCACGCGGCGGCGGGAGAGGATGGTGGCCACGTCGAAGGCGAGGCCCTGATCTTCAATGTCGTCGTTGGGGCGCGCGAGCGGGCGCCCCTCAAAGCTGGTGAGTCGTGTCATGTCCACAACTATTGAAAGTCCAGCTGGCAATCAGCTGGACTTTCTATGTGGGTTGCCGTAGGCGTCGACAAGCGTGCTAGAGATTGTCGGCGATCTGCTTTGCCTTGCGCGCGATGGCGAGCTCCTCGTTGGTGGGGACGACGAAGACCTTGATCTGGGACTTGTCCGTGGAGATCTCGCGGGGGCCGTCGTTGGGGGCGGCGTTGCGCTCGGGGTCGATCTGGATGCCGAAGTTCTCGAGGTCGGCAAGCGCGTCCGCGCGGACGAAGCGGTCGTTCTCGCCCACGCCGGCGGTGAACGTGATGGCGTCGATGCGGCCGAGCGCCACCATGTAGGAGCCGATGAAGCGGCGCAGCTGGTGGATGTAGACGTTGTAGGCCAGCCAGGCGTCCTGATCCTCGTTGTGGATCATCTCGCGCAGGGTGCGGAAGTCGTTGACACCCGCGATGCCCTTCACGCCGGAGCGCTTGTTGAGCAGGTTGTCGATCTCGTCGATCGACATGCCCGCCTCGCGGTAGAGGTGGAAGATGATGCCTGGGTCGATGTCGCCGGAGCGGGTGCCCATGACCAGACCCGCGAGCGGGGTCATGCCCATGGAGGTGTCCACCGGCTCACCGTGGCGGATCGCCGCGGCCGAGGCGCCGTTGCCCAGGTGGAGGGTGATCTGGTTGACCTTGGACGGGTCCTTGCCCAACAGCGAGGGCACGTGCTGGGAGACGTACTCGTGGCTGGTGCCGTGGAAGCCGTAGCGGCGCACGCCGTAGCGGCCGGCGGTCTCGTTCTCGATGGCGTAGAGCGCCGCGGCCGGGGGCATCGCGTGGAAGAAGCCGGTGTCGAAGACGGCGACGTGCGGGATGCTAGGCAGCATCTCGCGGGCGACCTCGATGCCGGAGATGTTGGCCGGGTTGTGCAGCGGCGCCAGCGGGATGAGGCCGCGGATCCACTCGACGATCTCGTCGGTGATGAGCTCCGGTTGGGAGAAGATCTGGCCGCCGTGGACGACGCGGTGGCCCACTGCCTCGATCTCCACGTCCTTCGGGCCGCAGCCGTGCTCGCCCATGAGGGCAAAGGCCATGTCGAGCCCCGCGGAGTGGTCCG
This is a stretch of genomic DNA from Corynebacterium vitaeruminis DSM 20294. It encodes these proteins:
- a CDS encoding serine/threonine protein kinase, yielding MMTTGMPATASTSEVQGTSAVMYDPFADDDDDDLIEISVPLPRDASPAPTKQPSQPTPEEVGNRAREEALSTFRSRRGTSRQARAVANGMVMLPFIPLIPEDLALRDPADEPEVEPPALHPGDVVAGQYEIAGVVAHGGMGWIYLANDRNVSGRMVVLKGMMDKDNPHDYGAALAEREFLADITHPGIVKSYNFIDDERVSGGLIVMEYAPGPSLRELKKQQPGGVFAIDIAIGYILEVLPALDYLHARGVVYNDLKPDNIIATEDQVKLIDLGAVSGINAFGFIYGTKGFQAPEVSTKGPSVSSDIYTIGRTLAALTIKLPIKDGVYLPGLPGPDDEPVFSQYLSFYRLLKRATDPDPAKRFNSVRELETQLYGVLREYLAVRYGRQYPAQHSLFSPQRSTYGTKHVVFRTDQLIDGIERSVRITAPEIVAALPVPLLDRDDPGAIMISGSSYTEPSEALETMRQAMAQDEFRESKEIPLGVVRSLLDLGFTSEAREWLTTLEPRLGSDWRFQWYSGITSLLLDDYPTAQTDFNQVFSLLPGESAAKLARAAVCEMLLQQQGLDSESLLEPENAIAAASLKSNIMGTFNGIWNNLTQEPRSLRFKALYLYALIWATNPTTVSSAFGLARQLMAENQVELAVKSLDRVPQSSRHHRMAQLTAILHLLSGDLSESRVRRAARRLEEIPTNEPRFQQIRIAVLNAGLTWLRESNLKESASSNDLFDYPFSQEGLRTGLAESLRILARSTTHAHHRYQLVDMANKVRPTTWF
- a CDS encoding intradiol ring-cleavage dioxygenase, giving the protein MTRLTSFEGRPLARPNDDIEDQGLAFDVATILSRRRVLAGLGIGAGSIALAACGANGSSSASTSSSAAAPSASASEKSYTEMVSETAGPYPGDGSNGPDVLEESGIVRQDLTTNIDGSGKVDGVPLTLEMNLIDMTNGNKPMANAAVYVWHCSAQGKYSMYSDGVTDQTWLRGVQVSDSDGLVTFKTIVPGCYTGRWPHIHFEVFTSVDDISDSTKNVLTSQIAVPEDVATAVYQTAGYDGSTDNLKQVTLDTDNVFGDGYDQQIPTVTGSVTGGYTFAIDVPIDTTTAQQVSMAGGAGGPGGPGGAGMPDGMPSGMPMPSGTPPQPPQ
- a CDS encoding acetate kinase; translation: MSLILVLNSGSSSIKFQLVDPTQHATDTPFASGLVEQIGEPMGQVTLKFDGQKFTTEAPIPDHSAGLDMAFALMGEHGCGPKDVEIEAVGHRVVHGGQIFSQPELITDEIVEWIRGLIPLAPLHNPANISGIEVAREMLPSIPHVAVFDTGFFHAMPPAAALYAIENETAGRYGVRRYGFHGTSHEYVSQHVPSLLGKDPSKVNQITLHLGNGASAAAIRHGEPVDTSMGMTPLAGLVMGTRSGDIDPGIIFHLYREAGMSIDEIDNLLNKRSGVKGIAGVNDFRTLREMIHNEDQDAWLAYNVYIHQLRRFIGSYMVALGRIDAITFTAGVGENDRFVRADALADLENFGIQIDPERNAAPNDGPREISTDKSQIKVFVVPTNEELAIARKAKQIADNL